A stretch of DNA from Erwinia aphidicola:
AGCGGTAAAAAACCGGCGCTGCTGCCCAACCTCGGTGGTTCACTGCCGAATGATGTCTTTGCGCAGACGCTCGGCCTGCCGACGCTGTGGGTGCCGCACTCTTATCCCGCCTGCGGTCAGCACGCGGTGGATGAACATATGCTGAAATCGATCGCCCGCGAGGGGTTACAGATGATGACGCGCTTATTCTGGGATTTAGGCGAGCAGGGCAGCGATCTGCTGGCGCGCCATCGTGCGCACCGTGCACAGGGGGCAGGCCAGTGAGCAGCTTAATTCAGCCTCAGGCGGCGGCGCAGCCGAACCTGTATAAAACGCTGTTCGCGACCTGCGTCGGCAATGCGCTGGAGTGGTTTGATATTGCGGTGTACGGCTTTTTCGCCAGCTATATCGCCCACGCGTTTTTCCCTACTGAGGATCCGTCAGTCTCCATGCTGCTGACTTTCGGCAGCTTTGGCGTATCGTTTCTGATCCGTCCGCTGGGGGCAATTGTTCTCGGTGCCTATGCAGACCGCGTCGGGCGTAAAAAAGCGCTGCTGATGTCGATCATGTTGATGATGGTCGGTGGGTTAATCATCACTGTGATGCCGTCTTATCAGAGCATTGGCCTGCTGGCACCGCTGATGATTTTGCTGGCGCGCCTGATTCAGGGCTTCTCGGCGGGCGGCGAATTCGGCAGCTCTACCGCCTTTCTGGTGGAGCACTTTCCCAAGCGTCGCGCCTTTATCGCCAGCTGGCAGTTTGCTACCCAGGGGGCAAGTACGCTGATGGCCTCGGCGTTTGGCTTAGGGCTGACCTCGTGGCTGACTGAAACGCAGATTCAGGACTGGGGGTGGCGCATTCCGTTTGCTTTCGGCCTGATTATCGGCCCGGTTGGCCTGTATATTCGCCGCCACGTGCATGAGCCGGCCAGCTTTGTCGCGCAGGAGAAGTCCCACGCGCCGCTGAAAGACCTGATGAGCCGCCAGAAAACGCTGCTGCTGCTGGCAATGGGGCTGATGGTGATCTCCACCGGGGTCAACTATATGCTCAACTATGTGCCGACGTATGCCACCAAAACGCTGCATCTGCCGGGTTCTGCGGCCTTTACCGCAACGCTGGTTGCCGGAATTATTCTGACGGTGGTGACCCCGCTGATGGGGCTGTGGGCGGAGAAAGTCGGGCGCGTACCGCTGATGTGGGGGTCATTAATCCTGCTGGCGCTGACCATCTATCCGGCTTTCCGCATGGTGGTGAATAACACCACGCCGACCACCTTGATCCTGCTGGTTGGTTGGATGGCGCTGCTGAAATCGGTCTACTTCTCTACCGTGCCGTCGATGATGGCCGATCTGTTCCCGATTACCACCCGCGCCAGCGGCATGGCAATCAGCTATAACGTGGCGGTCACGGTGTTCGGAGGTTTTGCGCCGCTAATCTGTACGCTGTTGATCAGCGCAACCGGCAGCAGCCTGGCGCCGAGCTACTATCTGATCCTGCTGGCGTTATTCAGCGCGGTGGCGCTGGTCAACAGCCAGCGCCGGGTAGGGCGCTAAAACAGCAGGGGCGACTGAAATGCTCGCCCCTGTCACAAACCCTAAACCTGTAGGGGGTGACCCTTTTTTTCGGTCAACCCACAGTGCAGATACCTAAGAGGTTTTCACTCTGAACACCATGGTGGCACGCTTCTCAATCAGCCAGTAGATCATATAACCGACCACCGCTGAGGCCACGCTGAGGATCACCATCGCCAGATACATCGTGGCGGTGCTGGCCGCGGGCATAAACACATGCAGTACCTTCTCCAGCGCCCCCATAAACAGACGGTGGCACAGATAGATAGAGTACGAAGCCAGACCCACGGCACTCACCACTTTGGTCATGGTGGTTTGGCGAACCGTATTAAACTCCAGTCCGGTCAGCAGGAAGAAGCTCAGCGTCAGCACCAGCAGCTGAAGCACGCCCTGCAGCCACAACGTAGAGAAAGTCAGCAGGGCGACAATCAGCACCAGCGACAGTGCGCTATGGGCATAACGCTCCGGCATACGCTTTTGCAGCATAAAGCATACAATCCCGCTCAGGAAATAGAGCATGATATCGTTGGTATAAAACAGGAAGTAGCTCTGTTGAGAACTGCCCAAATATCCCATCAGCATCAATAAAGCAATGGAGACAAAAATAAAGATCAGGCCGGTACTGCGGCGGAATAATAGCCCGATGGCAAACACCAGATAAAACAGCATTTCGTAGCACAGCGTCCAGCCAACGGATAATACCGGCGTGAGCGTATCGAGTTCTTTAATGTAAACCGAAGGAATAAATAACAGAGAAAGAATATCATCCAGCGGCGTTAATACAGTTGATGGGAACCAGCCGGGGTTAATTACCCATGCGATAATCGTCAGCAGGGTAAACAGATAATACATCGGCAGAATACGCACCAGCCTTTTCTTGACAAACAGCGCCATCTTACCGCGGCCAAAGTCCTCCCAGTGCACGCACGCCATCAGGTAGCCGCTGATCATAAAGAACAGCAGTACGCCAAGCTTGCCTACCGCGCCGCCATAGCCAAACAGCCCGGAAAAATAGCCCGGACTTAATTTGGCCGCAAAGCTTTCTGCATGACAGACGACCACCAGCATACAGGCCACGGCCCGTAGATAAGTAATCGACAGGATATTAGTTTTCACAGCCATTCCCCCTTGGGATTTAATCCCCCCTGCATAAATGATGCAAGGGGGATTAAAGTAACGATAGAAAAATAAAGAAGAAAATCGAAAGGGTATTAATATTTCAGGTCTTATAAGGAAATAATTTCCCTGGTGTTGTAATCGCTCGTACGACA
This window harbors:
- a CDS encoding MFS transporter — encoded protein: MSSLIQPQAAAQPNLYKTLFATCVGNALEWFDIAVYGFFASYIAHAFFPTEDPSVSMLLTFGSFGVSFLIRPLGAIVLGAYADRVGRKKALLMSIMLMMVGGLIITVMPSYQSIGLLAPLMILLARLIQGFSAGGEFGSSTAFLVEHFPKRRAFIASWQFATQGASTLMASAFGLGLTSWLTETQIQDWGWRIPFAFGLIIGPVGLYIRRHVHEPASFVAQEKSHAPLKDLMSRQKTLLLLAMGLMVISTGVNYMLNYVPTYATKTLHLPGSAAFTATLVAGIILTVVTPLMGLWAEKVGRVPLMWGSLILLALTIYPAFRMVVNNTTPTTLILLVGWMALLKSVYFSTVPSMMADLFPITTRASGMAISYNVAVTVFGGFAPLICTLLISATGSSLAPSYYLILLALFSAVALVNSQRRVGR
- a CDS encoding acyltransferase family protein; its protein translation is MKTNILSITYLRAVACMLVVVCHAESFAAKLSPGYFSGLFGYGGAVGKLGVLLFFMISGYLMACVHWEDFGRGKMALFVKKRLVRILPMYYLFTLLTIIAWVINPGWFPSTVLTPLDDILSLLFIPSVYIKELDTLTPVLSVGWTLCYEMLFYLVFAIGLLFRRSTGLIFIFVSIALLMLMGYLGSSQQSYFLFYTNDIMLYFLSGIVCFMLQKRMPERYAHSALSLVLIVALLTFSTLWLQGVLQLLVLTLSFFLLTGLEFNTVRQTTMTKVVSAVGLASYSIYLCHRLFMGALEKVLHVFMPAASTATMYLAMVILSVASAVVGYMIYWLIEKRATMVFRVKTS